In Brevibacillus marinus, the genomic window ATTGACCTTCATCCGTATTTGCTGTATTGGATCAACATGATTTCCGCCGTTTTGGACAATGCGACGCTGGCAGCCGCAGAAATCAGCCCGGAAATGAGCCTGGCGACGGTAAAGGCGGTATTGCTGGGACTGTTGATCAGCGGCGGGATGCTGATTCCGGGGAATATCCCCAATATTATCTCTGCCGGTAAATTAAACATCACGAGTAAGGAATGGGCCCGCTTGGGGGTGCCGATCGGGCTTGTCGCGATGGTCGTCTACTTTGCTGTGATTCTCGTGACCCTGTAAAAACAATCGAGCAGGATGGGCCGTTTTCCCTTTCGTTCCCCTGTGAAAAAATACCGAAGGCAACAAAAAAGAGTCTGGCAGGCGTTTGTCTGGCAGACTCTTTTTTGCGAACAAGACTCCCTTACTCTTTCGATGGACCGTCGAACTGAAACGAACCATCATGACACCCCCTTTCGACCCGGACCTCGCCTATCATGCGGGTGACGTCAACGATTCGTGCATTCTTGAAATCTGTCACTGCAGCCTGGGACCTACCCGATACATTTTTCTTGGCCTTCCTCGTGTACTGGGTGCTTCTTCTCCAACGATCACCGCCAGATCTTGCTTCTCCAAATCACTTAAAATTCTTCGCGCGTGGCGTTGTGTCATATTTAACCATCGCGGTGAAGCAAACGGAACATCTCTGCAGGCAGCCATCATCCCCCAAACACGATTCGCGGTTTCCGCTCATAGCAAACTGCTTTTCGGAAATTCTAAGGGTACATACATTGTTGGGGGGGTTCACTTGCGTGTCACACTCATGATGTTGTCCCTATTGGTGTTGTTAACCGGTTGCACCCAGCAATCCAATCCTCAGACAAAAGCCAAGTCGGCAGCGGAAGATCCGCTGTGCAATCCAACACCCGTCCGCCATTTTCAGTTGGAACAAAGAGCAAAGAAGATTACCGAAAAAGTGGACGGCATTGACCGGGCTGTTGCTGTCCGAATCGATGATGAATTGGACGTCGCCATTCAGGTGAGCAACTTTAACCGCCTCAGATTGCAGAAAATCGAGAAAGAAGTGTCTCAGCAGTTGAAAGCGGCGTTTCCGGAAGCAAGCATTCATGTTACTTCCGATAAGAAGTTAATCGACGAACTGCAGAAATTAAGCAAGAAGACGTGGTCTACGAAACAGGAGGATGCGTGCAAACAAAAGAAACAGCTGAAACAAATTGAGAACCAGATGAGAGGTTAATTGAAAAAATTTGGGGCCCAAAAGAAAAAGTCATTCCGTTTCACGATCAAAAGTGGAGCGGGATGTTTGTTTGTGTTTTTAAGTTGGCATAAACAAGCGGGGCTGCTAATATCAGAAAAATGATTTTTGGGACAGCCCCATCCTCCTGACTGGAAGCCGTTCTGCCGAACAGGTTCCGGCTGCATTCACTGTTCACAGGCCAAGCCGTCCCGGTCCCGGTCGAGGCGGTGCGGATCCTGCTGCGGCCCGCCAGCGGCCTCATAGAACGCCTGTGCTTCTTCCTGCGAGGCGAAGTCGCTGCAGTCGCGGTCCGGGCCGAACGGGTCGTAGCGCAGGACGGGTTTTACCGGTTCCCCGCTCTTTGCGGGTTGCGCGTTGGCGGCCGGTTCGCCGGAAGCAGATACGGCCCGCTGCGCCGTTCCCTCTGCTTTTGCCGCTTCCGGATGATAGCCGTCCTCCTGCGCGTAGTTTTCGAGCGACCAAATCCCGACCCCCGCTTCCTGCGCCCGCCGCTGGATCTCCCGGTATTTGTCGACGTGCTTCACATTGGGCACGTACACGTAGGCCACCCGCGCCAAGCCTTTTTCCAAAAGCATCTCCTGGACCGATTTTCCGTCGACGTAGACGTAGTAAAGCAGCCTTCCGTACTTGTCCGGCCCGTTCGTGACATCCTGTTCCAGTTGGACGGTTTTGTCCCGCAGGATCTCCGTGACGAACGCTTTCGCCTCCGGCCCAAAAGGCTGTTCGCCATGCCGCGGGTGATTGGTCTCCGGCGTATCGATCAGCAGCAGCCGTACGGTCTCCTCCCGGCCGTTGAGCTGCACCTTGATCGTGTCGCCATCCACCACTTTCGTCACCTTGGCCGACAGCAGCGGCCGCTCATCCCGCTGCTCATCTCCCTGCTTTGGCCGGGCGGGTTCATCCGCTGCAGCCGCGCGCTCCTGCGCAGCGGCGGAGACGCTTTGCCCTTGTGCTGTTGGGGGACCGAGATCGCCTGCCGCTGCCGTCTTTGCCTCTGTTTTGCGCGTTGTTTCCGTGCCGTCCACTGTCAGCGAACCACATCCGGCTCCCGCAACAGAGAGCGCGATGACGAGCACGCAGGCTGACCATGTTTTGCATATCGTGCGGTTCATGCTGTCCATTCTCCACTTCTGTCCATTTTCTCGTTGAAAATAGCCATTTCGGCATGGGCTGCCATCCCGCCCTTTTTTCGGCGAGATCGTCGTTTGTCCGTTGCAACCGCAGCCTGCCGCGCATCAACTGTACAAAACAACGGAAAGGAGGATGTTGGATTGCAGCACAGCCATGAGCTCAGCTACGTGCAGTGGTTCCCCATGCCCGGCCATATCCATCCCTACCGCACGCGAACCACCTTCAACGACGGACACCGGCACGGGATGAGCGGCCGAACATCCCCTCCCTCAGGAAGAGGCCCGCGGCACATCCACTATTACGCGGGAACAACGTCGTTCGACGACGGCCATGTTCACTTCTACCGGGGATGGACGGGCCCGCCGATTCCCCTGCCCGGCGAGAACCACTATCATGAGTTTTTCGGACAAACGACCTTCAATGACGGACACGTCCACTACTACCGCGGGCGAACCGGAGAGAACTACCGGCCGGGCAGGTAGTGCGGGCAGGTAGTGTCCCACAGCGCAAGCCGCCCGTCTGCCGAGCGGGCGAACGCAAGCTCTGGCTCCCCTTTAGCCGCGTACAGAAGCAGACGGGCCGCCTTTCCTGCGGCGGTGTAAACGGGACCCGTTGCTTGGGCTGAAACCGGGAGCCAGCGGCACGTTCAGCGCAGCGGCTGGCGCGTGATT contains:
- a CDS encoding YhcN/YlaJ family sporulation lipoprotein, which translates into the protein MSGRLFFANKTPLLFRWTVELKRTIMTPPFDPDLAYHAGDVNDSCILEICHCSLGPTRYIFLGLPRVLGASSPTITARSCFSKSLKILRAWRCVIFNHRGEANGTSLQAAIIPQTRFAVSAHSKLLFGNSKGTYIVGGVHLRVTLMMLSLLVLLTGCTQQSNPQTKAKSAAEDPLCNPTPVRHFQLEQRAKKITEKVDGIDRAVAVRIDDELDVAIQVSNFNRLRLQKIEKEVSQQLKAAFPEASIHVTSDKKLIDELQKLSKKTWSTKQEDACKQKKQLKQIENQMRG
- a CDS encoding thermonuclease family protein, producing the protein MNRTICKTWSACVLVIALSVAGAGCGSLTVDGTETTRKTEAKTAAAGDLGPPTAQGQSVSAAAQERAAAADEPARPKQGDEQRDERPLLSAKVTKVVDGDTIKVQLNGREETVRLLLIDTPETNHPRHGEQPFGPEAKAFVTEILRDKTVQLEQDVTNGPDKYGRLLYYVYVDGKSVQEMLLEKGLARVAYVYVPNVKHVDKYREIQRRAQEAGVGIWSLENYAQEDGYHPEAAKAEGTAQRAVSASGEPAANAQPAKSGEPVKPVLRYDPFGPDRDCSDFASQEEAQAFYEAAGGPQQDPHRLDRDRDGLACEQ
- a CDS encoding YmaF family protein, with the translated sequence MQHSHELSYVQWFPMPGHIHPYRTRTTFNDGHRHGMSGRTSPPSGRGPRHIHYYAGTTSFDDGHVHFYRGWTGPPIPLPGENHYHEFFGQTTFNDGHVHYYRGRTGENYRPGR